The Montipora capricornis isolate CH-2021 chromosome 3, ASM3666992v2, whole genome shotgun sequence genome window below encodes:
- the LOC138040308 gene encoding uncharacterized protein yields MAADNCKVLIAVIFLTATSLLALGASVGGPKSTLEVLIYHVIPQKVSNATQQMKTMYPLITSSSFIQVAIVMLPNLNMQSCSSNQKLEDNLAIAYKKLFEFKSPLYMTFSYEQNQTGSQHALLTQVLKDTSYYINGSTFTLQRMMRKRHFAVPTVQTGMSEADLDKFCREYLQALVDNNLASLVITNDAVKIFRNYLILYTFQSVNEQVAQCVSLL; encoded by the exons atggcagCAGACAATTGCAAGGTGTTGATCGCTGTCATATTCCTTACAGCAACGAGTTTATTGGCTCTTGGTGCCTCAGTTGGAGGACCAAAGAGTACGCTTGAAGTTCTCATATATCATGTGATTCCCCAGAAAGTCAGCAATGCCACCCAACAG ATGAAAACCATGTACCCTTTGATAACCTCAAGCAGTTTCATCCAGGTTGCGATTGTGATGTTGCCAAACTTGAATATGCAAAGCTGCTCCTCGAATCAA aAATTGGAAGACAACCTAGCTATTGCGTACAAGAAGCTATTTGAATTTAAAAGTCCGCTGTACATGACATTTTCTTATGAGCAAAACCAAACCGGATCTCAACACGCGCTGCTGACTCAGGTTCTGAAAGACACAAGTTACTATATCAATGGTTCAACGTTTACCCTGCAGCGTATG ATGAGGAAGCGACATTTTGCTGTCCCTACTGTGCAGACTGGAATGTCTGAAGCTGACCTGGATAAATTCTGCCGTGAATATCTTCAAGCTCTTGTCGACAATAATTTAGCG AGTCTTGTTATCACCAACGATGCAGTGAAGATTTTTCGCAACTATCTCATTCTCTACACATTTCAATCTGTCAACGAGCAAGTGGCTCAATGTGTTTCTCTTCTTTGA
- the LOC138040309 gene encoding uncharacterized protein, which produces MAADNCKVLIAVIFLTATSLTALGASVGGPKSTLEVLIYHVIPQKVSNATQQMKTMYPLITSSSFIQVAIVMLPNLNMQSCSSNQKLEDNLAIAYKKLFEFKSPLYMTFSYEQNQTGSQHALLTQVLKDTSYYINGSTFTLQRMMRKRHFAVPTVQTGMSEADLDKFCREYLQALVDNNLASLVITNDAVKIFRNYLILYTFQSVNEQVAHCVSLL; this is translated from the exons ATGGCAGCAGACAATTGCAAGGTGTTGATCGCTGTCATATTCCTTACAGCAACGAGTTTAACGGCTCTTGGTGCCTCAGTTGGAGGACCAAAGAGTACGCTTGAAGTTCTCATATATCATGTGATTCCCCAAAAAGTCAGCAATGCCACCCAACAG ATGAAAACCATGTACCCTTTGATAACCTCAAGCAGTTTCATCCAGGTTGCGATTGTGATGTTGCCAAACTTAAATATGCAAAGCTGCTCCTCGAATCAA aAACTGGAAGACAACCTAGCTATTGCGTACAAGAAGCTATTTGAATTTAAAAGTCCGCTGTACATGACATTTTCTTATGAGCAAAACCAAACCGGATCTCAACACGCGCTGCTGACTCAGGTTCTGAAAGACACAAGTTACTATATCAATGGTTCAACGTTTACCCTGCAGCGTATG ATGAGGAAGAGACATTTTGCTGTCCCTACTGTGCAGACTGGAATGTCTGAAGCTGACCTGGATAAATTCTGCCGTGAATATCTTCAAGCTCTTGTCGACAATAATTTAGCG AGTCTTGTTATCACCAACGATGCAGTTAAGATTTTTCGCAACTATCTCATTCTCTACACATTTCAATCTGTCAACGAGCAAGTGGCTCACTGTGTTTCTCTTCTTTGA